One window of the Carnobacterium maltaromaticum DSM 20342 genome contains the following:
- the pheS gene encoding phenylalanine--tRNA ligase subunit alpha — MELKAKIDALKEEALAKIKASENLDSLNQVRVAYLGKKGPLTEVLRGMKDLSAEERPKIGALANVVRDEITTMLEEKKALLEMEKINQALAAETVDVTLPGNHVGVGQPHVLTQIIEEIEDLFIGMGYSIIEGPEVEEERYNFEMMNLPKDHPARDMQDTFYITEEVLLRTHTSPVQARTMEKHDFSKGPLRMISPGRVYRRDSDDATHSHQFHQIEGLVVDEQITMGDLKGTLELFAKHLFGAEREIRLRPSYFPFTEPSVEVDVSCFKCGGAGCNVCKHTGWIEILGAGIVHPNVLEMAGIDAAKYSGFAFGLGPDRVAMLKYGIDDIRHFYQNDVRFLNQFKVKE; from the coding sequence ATGGAGTTAAAAGCAAAAATTGATGCGTTAAAAGAAGAAGCTTTAGCAAAAATTAAGGCTTCTGAGAATTTAGATAGTTTAAATCAAGTCCGCGTTGCATATTTAGGAAAAAAGGGTCCCTTAACAGAGGTACTTAGAGGGATGAAAGATTTATCAGCTGAGGAACGTCCGAAAATTGGGGCTTTAGCCAATGTTGTTCGTGACGAAATCACGACTATGCTAGAAGAGAAAAAAGCATTGTTAGAGATGGAAAAAATTAATCAAGCTTTAGCAGCTGAAACAGTTGATGTGACTTTGCCAGGTAACCATGTTGGGGTGGGACAACCGCATGTGTTGACTCAGATAATCGAAGAAATCGAAGACTTGTTTATTGGTATGGGTTATTCAATTATTGAAGGTCCTGAAGTTGAAGAGGAGCGTTACAATTTTGAAATGATGAATTTACCAAAGGATCATCCAGCACGTGATATGCAAGATACTTTTTATATTACGGAAGAGGTGTTGTTACGTACCCATACTTCACCAGTTCAAGCTAGAACGATGGAAAAACATGATTTTTCTAAAGGACCACTACGAATGATTAGTCCAGGACGTGTCTATCGCCGAGATAGCGATGATGCAACTCACTCACATCAGTTCCATCAAATTGAAGGATTAGTGGTTGATGAACAGATTACAATGGGCGATTTAAAAGGAACATTAGAGTTATTTGCTAAGCATCTTTTTGGTGCAGAGCGTGAAATTCGTTTACGTCCTAGTTATTTCCCGTTTACTGAGCCTTCAGTAGAAGTGGATGTTAGTTGCTTTAAATGTGGTGGAGCAGGATGTAATGTCTGCAAACATACAGGTTGGATTGAAATTTTAGGTGCTGGGATTGTTCATCCAAATGTCTTAGAAATGGCTGGTATTGATGCAGCGAAATATAGTGGATTTGCCTTTGGATTAGGACCAGATCGCGTAGCTATGTTGAAATACGGAATTGATGATATTCGTCATTTCTATCAAAACGATGTCAGATTCTTAAATCAATTCAAGGTAAAGGAGTAG